The Argiope bruennichi chromosome 9, qqArgBrue1.1, whole genome shotgun sequence genome contains a region encoding:
- the LOC129985008 gene encoding uncharacterized protein LOC129985008 has translation MTIVLPTPVEFLNSSDLTGASSHKLELKFGVPALQMRNLDVLCNDTRLRIRQLCCNIIKATIITGAAKGDRFLIPRIRFIPNILPFCFKKLQFPLKLAFTMTINKSQNQTRA, from the coding sequence ATGACTATAGTGCTACCTACCCCCGTCGAATTTCTCAACTCCTCGGATTTAACAGGAGCATCATCGCATAAGCTGGAACTTAAATTTGGCGTTCCAGCTCTGCAGATGCGAAATCTTGATGTACTATGCAACGACACCAGGCTTCGTATCAGACAGCTCTgctgtaatattataaaagctaccATTATTACAGGAGCAGCTAAAGGAGACAGATTTTTAATTCCCCGCATACGTTTTATTCCAAACATCTTGCCATTTTGTTTCAAGAAGTTGCAATTTCCCttaaaattggcttttacaatGACGATCAACAAATCCCAGAACCAAACCAGGGCTTAA